A window from Haloarchaeobius amylolyticus encodes these proteins:
- a CDS encoding bacterio-opsin activator domain-containing protein: MEEEINSDRRGEESLGLPDRYGSATAWQALTEAGFGLVEVDETGTIVGATPSVADTLGYTSEPLVGQSSTRLFPESEVQSVLDLLAELADDDDVRVVRHRGKDGNEVALPVSVHRVETEEQVTYVEVVRDFEGVSADEGDTDAGSDRVLAPAETPDRQTGETRSTDVRSPGERPDHVPEPDQTGPSDAADDTTAGRATDTLYRELFDQSHDAIVIFDTETGRLVDANDRAVGLLGAEQDEKAELVGTHASRLFRDDTDGDGDGSAGRGTAARLLAGEVTANEDLPCRRTDGSPITVVVKSVVRSGDVRLAVAVQDVTDRRRRETEQTDRVAAMDAALEGIATLDEEYRVTYANEEFASLHDTTVDETVGSEWQEFYTDEEWRKLSWQVLPAVEREGTWRGEATGRRADGETFPQSLSLSTVGGGGLVAVVHDLSAQKHYSRRLRDLNVITHRLMSARSDTEIATIGCEAVGQVVGLPLNAIRLHDPESNDLVLTEAPESTMEVLGPRPRYDVETTPAGRAFETGETVITVVNEADPYGRYPLSEAMYVPLGEHGVMSVGTTDPHGFSREEVDLAELLGANLTVAFTRARRDRQLREMQADLTRKQDVLRRQHDRQEILLGISSLVQEITDATVHSKSREEIEQAVCETIASSELYHFAWIGNYSLGRGRIVPRAAAGLDEGVLDEIAQITPTELERGAIDESIETGEAQVVRKQDGDVELHEPVRRAASERGFEAAIAVPLTYAGRNYGGLVVIASHADAFGEFETRAFSVLGELVAFAIRATTDRALLLSDSIIEVEVVSTDRNAALVDLSAEVGCRLTLAGIVDNNQNGRRYYYLVEDAPAATVVAALWRYRGVEDVEVISERVNESLIAIELSGGSLVQSLVEYGVRVREQTVDDGRATVVVEAPTQDDVRDVVELLVEEFPETDVVSVLERDRPVRTANECRDILLGDLTDRQHATLQTAYVEGYFDWPRRSTAEEVADRLDIASSTFHQHVRIALQKVLSALFDEE; encoded by the coding sequence AGTCCTCGACACGCCTGTTCCCCGAGTCCGAGGTCCAGTCGGTGCTCGACCTGCTGGCCGAACTCGCGGACGACGACGACGTGCGGGTGGTCCGCCATCGCGGCAAGGACGGGAACGAGGTCGCCCTGCCGGTCTCCGTCCACCGCGTCGAGACCGAAGAGCAGGTGACCTACGTCGAGGTCGTCCGGGACTTCGAGGGCGTTTCTGCGGACGAGGGTGACACCGATGCAGGTAGCGACCGCGTCCTCGCACCCGCGGAGACACCGGACCGGCAGACAGGCGAAACTCGGTCCACCGATGTTCGCTCCCCGGGAGAGCGACCTGACCACGTCCCGGAACCCGACCAAACCGGGCCCTCCGACGCGGCCGACGACACGACCGCCGGGAGGGCCACCGACACGCTGTACCGGGAACTGTTCGACCAGAGCCACGACGCCATCGTCATCTTCGACACGGAGACCGGCCGACTCGTCGACGCCAACGACCGGGCGGTCGGACTCCTCGGCGCCGAACAGGACGAGAAGGCGGAACTCGTCGGCACCCACGCGTCGCGGTTGTTCCGTGACGACACGGATGGGGACGGTGACGGGTCAGCGGGTCGTGGTACCGCCGCTCGCCTGCTCGCGGGCGAGGTGACGGCGAACGAGGACCTGCCCTGCCGGCGGACCGACGGGAGCCCCATCACCGTGGTCGTGAAGTCGGTTGTCAGGTCGGGAGACGTCCGGCTGGCCGTCGCCGTCCAGGACGTGACCGACCGACGACGACGCGAGACCGAGCAGACGGACCGCGTCGCCGCGATGGATGCGGCCCTCGAAGGCATCGCCACGCTCGACGAGGAGTACCGGGTGACGTACGCGAACGAGGAGTTCGCGTCGCTCCACGACACGACCGTAGACGAGACCGTCGGGTCGGAGTGGCAGGAGTTCTACACCGACGAGGAGTGGCGAAAGCTCTCGTGGCAGGTCCTCCCCGCGGTCGAGCGCGAGGGGACCTGGCGCGGGGAGGCGACCGGGCGCCGCGCCGACGGCGAGACCTTCCCGCAGTCGCTCTCGCTGAGCACGGTCGGTGGCGGCGGCCTCGTCGCGGTCGTCCACGACCTCAGCGCACAGAAGCACTACTCCCGGCGCCTGCGCGACCTGAACGTCATCACCCACCGGTTGATGAGCGCGCGGAGCGACACCGAGATCGCGACCATCGGGTGCGAGGCCGTCGGGCAGGTCGTCGGCCTGCCCCTGAACGCCATCCGGCTCCACGACCCGGAGTCGAACGACCTCGTGCTCACCGAGGCGCCCGAGAGCACGATGGAGGTCCTCGGGCCCCGCCCGCGATACGACGTGGAGACGACGCCTGCGGGTCGTGCGTTCGAGACCGGCGAGACCGTCATCACCGTCGTCAACGAGGCTGACCCCTACGGCCGGTACCCGCTCTCGGAGGCGATGTACGTGCCACTCGGCGAGCACGGCGTCATGAGCGTCGGGACCACCGACCCGCACGGGTTCAGCCGGGAGGAGGTCGACCTCGCCGAGTTGCTCGGCGCGAACCTGACCGTCGCGTTCACCCGGGCCCGGCGGGACCGCCAGCTCCGCGAGATGCAGGCCGACCTCACGCGCAAACAGGACGTGTTGCGCCGCCAGCACGACCGCCAGGAGATTCTGCTCGGTATCAGCTCGCTCGTTCAGGAGATTACCGACGCGACCGTACACTCGAAATCGCGCGAGGAGATAGAGCAGGCCGTCTGCGAGACCATCGCCTCGTCGGAACTGTACCACTTCGCGTGGATCGGCAACTACAGCCTCGGGCGCGGGCGCATCGTCCCCCGGGCCGCGGCCGGGCTGGACGAGGGCGTCCTCGACGAGATCGCCCAGATCACCCCGACCGAACTCGAACGCGGCGCCATCGACGAGTCGATTGAGACCGGCGAGGCACAGGTCGTCCGCAAGCAGGACGGCGACGTCGAGTTGCACGAACCGGTCCGGCGGGCAGCGTCAGAGCGCGGGTTCGAGGCGGCCATCGCGGTGCCGCTCACCTACGCCGGCCGGAACTACGGCGGACTGGTCGTCATCGCGAGCCACGCCGACGCCTTCGGCGAGTTCGAGACGCGCGCGTTCTCCGTGCTCGGCGAACTGGTCGCCTTCGCCATCCGGGCCACGACCGACCGGGCACTGTTGCTCAGCGACTCAATCATCGAGGTCGAGGTCGTGAGTACGGACCGGAACGCCGCGCTCGTCGATCTCTCCGCGGAGGTGGGCTGCCGGCTGACCCTGGCTGGCATCGTCGACAACAACCAGAACGGACGGCGGTACTACTACCTGGTCGAGGACGCGCCCGCGGCCACGGTCGTCGCCGCACTCTGGCGCTACCGCGGCGTCGAGGACGTCGAGGTCATCAGCGAGCGCGTGAACGAGTCGCTCATCGCCATCGAGCTGTCGGGCGGGTCGCTCGTGCAGTCGCTCGTCGAGTACGGGGTCCGGGTCCGCGAGCAGACCGTCGACGACGGCCGGGCGACCGTCGTCGTCGAGGCCCCGACGCAGGACGACGTGCGCGACGTGGTCGAGTTGCTGGTCGAGGAGTTCCCCGAGACCGACGTCGTCTCGGTCCTCGAACGCGACCGGCCCGTCCGGACGGCGAACGAGTGCCGGGACATCCTGCTGGGCGACCTCACGGACCGCCAGCACGCGACCCTGCAGACGGCCTACGTCGAGGGCTACTTCGACTGGCCCCGCCGGAGCACCGCCGAGGAGGTCGCCGACCGGCTCGACATCGCCTCCTCGACCTTTCACCAGCACGTCAGGATCGCCCTCCAGAAGGTGCTCTCTGCCCTGTTCGATGAGGAGTGA